GCCCTCAGCGGCGTTGATCGGCACGGCTCCGCTCGCATAGGCCTCCTCCACGGCCCGGCAAACGCTGAGCGGATCGAGCAATCCGATGTTGATATAGGCCGAAAGGACGCTGTGATAGATGAAGCGTTCGCCACGGAGCATTGCGTCTTGATAGTCACCGAATGACGGCAGAGCGTGTTCGATGAACTGATCAAGGGCCGCCTTTGCCTGCTGCGCCTTTGTCGCGAACCAAAAGGGTTCAAGATCACCAAAATGACCGCCGAACCTTTCGCCCACCAGGCCAAGCACGTCCGCAGTCGTCCGGTCCGGTTCAAAATGCAGCGGTCGCGGCATGAAGAGATCCGGCTTTGCGGGTTTGCGGTTCTCGGCATCGAAGTTCCACTTGCCGCCTATCGGATTGTCGCCGTCCATCAACAGCCCTGTCCTGCGCCGCATATCGCGATAGAAATACTCCATGCGCAATTGCTTGCGGCCGCTCGCCCACTCGGCAAAGTCCGACCGGGAGCAGAGGAAGCGGTCATCAGTCAAGATATCGACCGGCACACCGAAACGCTGCGACCACTGCCGGAACTGCTCCAGAAGTCGCCATTCCCCCGGTTCGGTGACCACGATGCGCTCAACGGGTTGGCGGTCCAGGGCGCGTTCAATCTCTCCGGTAAAGGACTTAGTATTTTCCGGATCGTCCAGGCGGATGTATTCAATGTGCCATCCTTCTTCCTCAAGCACGGCTGCGAAATGACGCATAGCCGACAGGACCAGAGCAATCTTCTTCTTGTGATGGCGGACGTAAGTCGTCTCCTCATGCAGTTCCGCCATCAATACGCGATCCCTGCCGCGATCGGCTCCGGCAAGCGATGATACTGCCGTGGACAGTTGATCACCAAGAATCAGGATAAGATTTCCGCTGCTCATTGAACGACATTCCCGAAGCGATTGCAGACAGTTTTACGCAGGCGGACCGCAAATGGATTGCCTTGCCTTGATGCAGCATGATGCCGACAGCTCAGGAACCCTGCGGAGTAAAGACCTCTTTGATTGTCGCAACAACGTGTCGGATGCCGGCGTCCCCGCTCCGGCGTGTGTGCCAGGCCAGATTTACCGGGAAGCCATCAATACTGATCGGGGGATCGAAGCCGACGAGTCCTGGATGGCCATGCAACATGAATCCATGCCGGGGCACCATGGCGATATGATCCGTTTGGACCAGGAGCGACAAAGTAAGCTGAAACGATGGCACAACGACGCCGATGCGACGGGCGCGGCCCAAGGAGCGAAGCTGAGCGTCGAGTGGAGAGCCGGCTTCGCCCCGGCCCGACATGACGATGTGCGGCCAGTCCAGCCACGTGTCGAGATCGAACCGCTCCGCAGCCGGATGGCCCTTGCGCATGGCCACAATGTATGTCTCTTGCAACAGCGTGATGCGCTCCAGCCCCTCGATGTCCCTCGGGAGAATGGAGATCGTGATATCGGTATCGCCGTTCAACAGATCCTTTGCAGCCGCATCTTCCCCGTTCCACGGCTCGAAGATGACCGTGACGCCCGGGGCCGTTCGATGAAGGGCAGCAATCAGCGGGCCAGCGATCATGAAGGATGGGTCGTCGGCAGTGGTAATCCGGATCGTTTGCCGCAGATCGCTGAGGCTGATTTTCGGCGGATCAACGAGATCGTGCACATTTCCAAGCAGCGATTTGAGCGGCCCGCGCATCGCTTCGGCGCGTGGCGTCAAGCGCATTGCGCCGTGCTTTCTTTCCAGCAATTCATCACCGAACAGATCGCGGCAGCGCTGAAGCGCGTTCGAAACGGCAGGCTGGGAGCGGTTCAGGCGTTGTGCCGCGCGGCTCACATGCGCCTCGTCGAGCAAGGCATCGAGCACAACGAGCAGGTTGAGATCAATGGACATTAAATTCATAAAACTTATAATATACTATAACTGATATCAGTTTGAATTATTTCTTCTGACGTTCCAGTTTGGTTGGGAAACAGTCCCGGGCAAAGACCGGCATCGGCGAATTCAGCCCGAACAACCTACAGGAACTGACCTATGTCCAATCGCAATGCGGTCTTCCCGGCCGGAAGACAATCGCTCTATGAAACCCACCAATATTCCGCTGCCATCCGTTCCGGCGATCTCCTTTTCGTGTCCGGGCAGGTCGGCAGCCGTCAGGACGGATCGCCCGAGCCGGATTTTGAAAGACAGGTCCGGCTTGCCTTCGACAATCGCGCTGCCGTTCTGGAGGCCGCCGGCGGCGACTTCGAAGACATTGTGGATGTCACGACCTTCCACACAGATCCTCAAACTCAGATGGACACAGTCCTTGCCGTTCGATCGGGTATTATTGGACAAAGGCCCTACCCCAACTGGACCGCTGTGGGCGTGACCTGGCTGTCGGGTTTCGATTTTGAGATCAAGGTTATCGCCCGCATGCCGACAACCGGCTGATTGTGCCCCAGAAGGCGAAGAACGCGCCACGCATCGGGTCATGCGTTGCGCGTTTTCGCACTGTTGAAAGTGTGACATATAGCTGTTGTGTTGGCCGTATATCAGACCGGCTTTTGGAAACCGCAGAAGTGCACAGGCAAGTTCATGATCTCATCCGTAAGCCTCATCGGCGGAACGGTGCTTACGTCGCATGGCGCGCTTGAAGCCGCGGATGTTCACATCGCCGATGGGATGATTGTCGAAGCCCCCTCGCCCAGCGCAACCGCAATCGACTGCCGGAGCTTTTGCGTCCTGCCGGGCATTGTGGATGTCCACGGCGATGCGTTCGAAGTGGCGCTCCATCCGCGACCCGGCGTCAACATCGCGTTTCCCATCGCAATGCGCTGGGTTGACCGGCAATTGCTTGCCAACGGCATCACAACGGTGTTCCACGGACTTACACTGTCGTGGGAGCCGGGCGCGCGAAGCCTTCCGGCGGGGCGCGACTTCATGGATGGGCTTGAAGGCCTGCGGCCTCAGTTTCTGGCGGACCACCGCGTCCAGCTGCGGTGGGAGACCTTTGCCCATGATGCCATCGACGATATAGACCACTGGCTTGCCCGCCATCCCAAACCCGCTTTGGCCTTCAACGACCACACGACGCTGACGCTGGAAGCCGCACGTTCCGGAAACACCAAGAAGCTTGAAGTGTGGGCACACCGCGCAGGACTGACGCTAAAAGAATACCTTGCCATGGCTGAAGAAATCGGTCGCCGCGCACCGGATGTTGCGGATAAGGTTCGCGACGTTGCCGAACGCGCTTCGCGTCGAGGCGCGATCATGCTGTCACACGACGAGAAAACCCGTGGAGAGCGCGAGCAATTCCGCAACCTCGGCGCAAAGGTATGCGAGTTTCCGCTGGCGCGTAAAGTCGCCGAAGATGCCGTTTCCAACGGTGAATACGTCATTATGGGTGCTCCAAACGTGATCCGCGGGGGCAGCCACACCGGCGCCATGTCAGCCGAGGACGCCATAGGCAATGGCCTGTGCGATGTCCTTGCCTCCGACTATTACTATCCCAGCCTGCTGCATGCGGCTGAACATCTTGTTGCCCGCGGTGTGTGCAGCTTCGGCGAGGCCTGGAACCTCGTTTCAAGAAATCCGGCAGCGTCCATGGGATTGCAGGATCGCGGGGCGATCGAGACCGGACGCCGGGCCGATCTTGCCGTGCTTGACTGCACCGGCCCATGGCGTCTGGTGCATCTTGTTGTCGGTGGCGTGGTCACGACCTTCGGCAGCTGATCTTAATAACTGTTTGAAAAGCGGCCAGGTCAATCCATCTTCCATAACGCGGCTTATGCAGTGCCAAAAATGTGTAACAACCGTGATGTCCGCGACCACGGTATAGGTTACAAGTCTGACTGGAACCAATTGCATTTCGTCACGAAATTTTCAGGATCAGATACCATTGTCCCATCTCTTCTCACCCATTGCGCTTCGAAGTCTAACATTCAAGAACCGCGTGGCCGTCTCGCCAATGAGCCAGTATCGGGCACGCGATGGCTACGCCAATGATTGGCACATGGTTCATCTCGGCCGCTTCGCAATCGGCGGCGCCGGACTGGTTTACGCGGAAGCCACGGCTGTCGAAGCGGAGGGACGAAGAACTATCGGCGATCTCGGGCTTTGGGACGACGACCAGATCAACAATCTCAAGCCGATCGCAGAGTTCATCAGCCAGGAGGGAGCCGTTCCCGGCATTCAGTTGAGTCATGCCGGACGCAAGGCCTCGGAACGACGGCCGTGGCACGGCGAAACACCCATTGATGATGAAGATATCGCTGTGCGTGGCGAGACGCCGTGGGAAGCCATTGCCCCCTCGGCGATCCCCTATGCGGATGGCTGGCCGACACCGAAGGAAATGTCCGAAGACGACATTCAAAGGGTTATCCGCTCATTCGGGACGGCGGCGCGCCGCTCCCATGAAGCCGGCTTCAAGATCATAGAGGTCTATGCCGCCCACGGATTTCTGATCCACCAGTTTCTGTCGCCGATCTCGAACACGCGGACGGACAAGTGGGGCGGCAGTGATGAAAATCGCAGGCGCTTTGCTTTGGAGGTGGCAAAATCCATTCGCGCAAACTGGCCGGACGCCTACCCTCTGGCTTTCCGACTGTCGTCAACGGATTGGCTCGATGGCGGGCTGGAGATTGAGGACGTCACGGATATCGCAAGAGCGCTGAAGAATGAAGGCGTCGATCTGATCGACTGCTCGTCGGGCGGCATCGGAGGAAAGGAGCGGCCACGCAGGATGAAGATCGAACAGGGTTTTCAGGTCCCGTTTGCCGGTCAGATCCGCAAGGACGCAGACATCGCCACAATGGCGGTCGGATTTCTTTGGGATGCGCAAAACTGCGAAAAGATCATTGAAACCGGTCAGGCAAACATGATCGCGCTGGCCCGCGAACTTCTGACGGACCCGAACTGGCCGCTGCATGCCGCTGCCGAGCTCGGCGCCGAAGACAGTCAAGCCATGTGGCCCATCGAAGCGGGATGGTGGCTGATGAAACGCGACAGGCTGTTGCAGAAACTTGGTCTTCGATAGGACGTATGCGGACGATTCCAACGGGTCGCTTTGCGGTACGTTTTGCTCGAAATCCTGCACAATGAGCAGCTCAATTCCCGCCATCGCGGTGCTGGCACCTTGAAAAGCTCAAAGCTGGCCAAGTGGCGGCAAAGCCTTGTGCCGCCCTATCCGGCGGCCCGCCGGGGCGCGCGGATTACCGGTATTGACCACAGCCACAACCGCTGTGTTTTGGTGAAGTGCTGCGATTTGCGTTAGTATATTTGATCTGGCGACGAACATCGTGCGCATGCCCCGGTCACCCCGGTGATCGAAACATCCCTGAACGGAGGAGTTCGAAATGCAATCAGTAAAGCCAATGGCAAACAGATTTCTGGCGCTTGGCTGCGCCGCCGTCATGTCGGCCTATGGTTCAGCCGCTCTTGCGGCGGATGTGGTCATCGGTGTTCCAAACTGGCCTTCCGTACAGGCAACGGCCCATGTGCTCAAGGTTGCCCTTGAAAACAATCTTGACGTTGAGGTCGAGCTTCAGGACGGGTCCAACAAGGCGGTCTTTGAGGCCATTGATGCGGGAACAATGCATGTGCACCCCGAAGCCTGGCTACCAAACCTTGACCACCTCAAGCGGCAATATGTCGACGGCAAGAAAACCATCAAGCTCAATCCGAGCGGCGCCTCCGGCACCCAGGCAATGTGCGTGACGAAGGGAACGGCCGAGAGAACCGGGATCAAGGAACTTAAGGAACTGCGCAATCCCGAGATGGCCAAGAAATTCGACACCGACGGCGACGGCAAGGGAGATATCTGGATCGGTGCGGATGGATGGGGATCGACACCTATCGAGCAGGTGCGGGCCAAGTCTTACGGCTATGACAAGACCATGACACTGAAGATCATGGAAGAAGACGCTGCCCTGGCCGAGGTCGAAAAGGCGGTGGCTGAAGACAAGAATATCGTCTTCTTCTGCTACACGCCCCATCACATGTTTGTCGTCAATGAGCTGGTGGTTCTGGAAGAGCCCGCCTACGATTCCACAAAATGGATTATCGTCCAGCCCTCGCCCACCCCGGGCTGGTTCGAGAAGTCGAGCGCGGGTGTTGCCTGGGACACCGCCAATCTCAATATCGGATATGCTGCCTCGCTGGAGAGCGATCATCCCAAGGTCGCGGCCATGCTGAACAATGTATCGCTCGACACCGATACCCTGTCGGCGATGACCTACGCACTATCCGTTGAGAACAAAGATCCCTCTGAGTTCGCCAAGGCATGGGTTGAGGAAAATGCGGACACGGTGAGCGGCTGGTTCCAGTAGCTGATTTTATCTTTAGAGAGGTGGCTGGCGCAAAAGCAACGCTTCACCCCCAGTCAGCCGCCTGTTCTTCCTTCAGCTTAAGCCCCAGGAGGGAAGCGCAGCATCGCGCGCGAACGACATCGCGACTGACTGGGACATGACGGCCCCCTTGATGGAACCGACTTGCCAATTGCTGACCGGTTGCAGCCGAATGCGGAGATTGCAGAAGCAGCGTAATTTCGTCTAACCTGATGACAACAAAGACATCGCGTTGCGATTGGATCCATTGAAGAAGGCCCGTTACGTGCAAGAAACTGACGAGTTGGAACACCGGGCTGCCCTGCCACGTGGCCGGCCAGGATATGATGTGACGAATGCGGTCGCTGCAGAGGAATTCCATCGTTTTGCCGAAGCAACCGAGTTCCGCCGGGACACGCAAATTCCGCTTTGGGTGCAGCTGAAAAACCTTCTGGAACAGAAAATCCGTGACGGCTCACTGACCGAGAATGCCCGCCTGCCGTCGGAACTTGCCATGGCCAGGATGTTCAATCTTTCCAGGCCGGTTGTTCGCAATGCCCTGTCGGCCCTTGTGTCCGAAGGATTGATCGCAAAACAGGCCAGAAAGGGAATATTCGTTTCAGCCCGCCGCGGTGATTTTGACTTCATGACATCGGCCACCGGGGTATTCGACGATCTCTCGGCCAAGGGGATGGATGTCGAAGAGCGGACATTCGAATTCGGATTGTTTGAACCTGACGAGGAGGAAGCCAAGGCACTGCGGCTTCCTGTCGGCTTCAAGGTGTTGAGATTTGTCCGCGTCTATGTGGCGGATGGCTCGCCGATCACCCATTCGCGCATATCCCTGCCTGCACACCGGCTGCCCGGGATGGAAAATTTCGACATGAAGAGCAAGTCGATTTTCGGCACCATCCGGGAAAGGTTCGGCTTGACGGTCGCGCGGGCGGACCGGTGGATCAAGGGCGGCTTCGCCGATGCGACCCTGGCTGAACGGCTTGAAGTCGAAGAGGGGCACCCCCTGCTGTATATCCAGTCCATCGCCTATGATGCAGAGCAGCTTCCACTGGAATTTTATCGATCCTATTACAACGCAGAGGTTTCTCCCATTCATATCTCGGTTGATGCCAACCGCTGATAAGTCTCTGTATTTTCTGTAGATATAGTCGATTACCCGCCTCCTCCCGGGAGCCGATGACACGATCAATCCGGCCAAACACCGATGGTCACAGCCCGATGTTCTACCCGCCCGCGCCGTTCTAGTCGTACCCAGAATTTGAAGTCTTGTTTCCAAAAAAACGCGATTGACAGGAGTGATATCCAAAGTTAGCGTGCTGGTTATTACCAGAAATACCGGCACGAGTTTTGGGAGGGATTCGCGTTTGTCAGACGGTGAGAGACAAAAGCGTGAGGCGATCGTTGAGCACTGCAAAGCGCTCAACCGAACGGGCCTCAATCAGGGCACAAGCGGAAATATCAGCATCCGTCACGAAGAGGGCATGCTGATTTCGCCGACAAGCCGACCCTATGATTCCCTGATGCCTGAAGATGTCGTTTTCGTTGATAAGGCGGGCAATCCGACTGGGCATTTTGCGCCATCCAGCGAGTGGCGTTTTCACCGGGACATCTTGCTCCATCGTGATGAAGTGAACGCCGTCGTACACGCCCATCCGACGTACTGCACAACCCTTGCCATTATGGGCAAGTCAATTCCGCCAATCCATTACATGCTCGCCGTCTTCGGCGGGTCGACAATACGATGTGCCCCTTACGAGATCTACGGGTCACCGGAACTCTCCGAGCTGGCGGTGAAGGCCCTTGAGGACCGAAAGGCCTGCCTTCTTGCACATCACGGCATGATCGCGGTCGGCAGTTCAATCGAGCAGGCTTTCTGGCTTGCCGGCGAGCTTGAAGCTTTGGCGAAGCAGTATCACGGCTGCCTCCAGCTCGGAGAGCCGCCACTGCTTAGTGAACAACAGATTCAGGACGTCATCGCAAAGATCAGCGAATACGGACTGACCAGCGTTAAGAGCCCGGAAAACAAGGGCCTCGACGCGTGATTGAAGTAGCGCAACACGG
This portion of the Hoeflea prorocentri genome encodes:
- a CDS encoding cryptochrome/photolyase family protein, with translation MSSGNLILILGDQLSTAVSSLAGADRGRDRVLMAELHEETTYVRHHKKKIALVLSAMRHFAAVLEEEGWHIEYIRLDDPENTKSFTGEIERALDRQPVERIVVTEPGEWRLLEQFRQWSQRFGVPVDILTDDRFLCSRSDFAEWASGRKQLRMEYFYRDMRRRTGLLMDGDNPIGGKWNFDAENRKPAKPDLFMPRPLHFEPDRTTADVLGLVGERFGGHFGDLEPFWFATKAQQAKAALDQFIEHALPSFGDYQDAMLRGERFIYHSVLSAYINIGLLDPLSVCRAVEEAYASGAVPINAAEGFIRQIIGWREYVRGIYWLKMPDYVEENVFSNTRPLPDFYWTAETDMTCLREAITQTKEDAYAHHIQRLMLTGNFALLAGVAPREIHEWYLAVYADAYEWVELPNTLGMSQFADGGLLGSKPYAASGNYINKMSDYCRDCRYDVRLKTGPDACPFNALYWDFLVRNRGTLGANPRLGQVYRTWDKMDPAKQTSYRESAHVFLTTLT
- a CDS encoding LysR family transcriptional regulator, translated to MSIDLNLLVVLDALLDEAHVSRAAQRLNRSQPAVSNALQRCRDLFGDELLERKHGAMRLTPRAEAMRGPLKSLLGNVHDLVDPPKISLSDLRQTIRITTADDPSFMIAGPLIAALHRTAPGVTVIFEPWNGEDAAAKDLLNGDTDITISILPRDIEGLERITLLQETYIVAMRKGHPAAERFDLDTWLDWPHIVMSGRGEAGSPLDAQLRSLGRARRIGVVVPSFQLTLSLLVQTDHIAMVPRHGFMLHGHPGLVGFDPPISIDGFPVNLAWHTRRSGDAGIRHVVATIKEVFTPQGS
- a CDS encoding RidA family protein, producing the protein MSNRNAVFPAGRQSLYETHQYSAAIRSGDLLFVSGQVGSRQDGSPEPDFERQVRLAFDNRAAVLEAAGGDFEDIVDVTTFHTDPQTQMDTVLAVRSGIIGQRPYPNWTAVGVTWLSGFDFEIKVIARMPTTG
- a CDS encoding alpha-D-ribose 1-methylphosphonate 5-triphosphate diphosphatase, giving the protein MISSVSLIGGTVLTSHGALEAADVHIADGMIVEAPSPSATAIDCRSFCVLPGIVDVHGDAFEVALHPRPGVNIAFPIAMRWVDRQLLANGITTVFHGLTLSWEPGARSLPAGRDFMDGLEGLRPQFLADHRVQLRWETFAHDAIDDIDHWLARHPKPALAFNDHTTLTLEAARSGNTKKLEVWAHRAGLTLKEYLAMAEEIGRRAPDVADKVRDVAERASRRGAIMLSHDEKTRGEREQFRNLGAKVCEFPLARKVAEDAVSNGEYVIMGAPNVIRGGSHTGAMSAEDAIGNGLCDVLASDYYYPSLLHAAEHLVARGVCSFGEAWNLVSRNPAASMGLQDRGAIETGRRADLAVLDCTGPWRLVHLVVGGVVTTFGS
- a CDS encoding NADH:flavin oxidoreductase/NADH oxidase gives rise to the protein MSHLFSPIALRSLTFKNRVAVSPMSQYRARDGYANDWHMVHLGRFAIGGAGLVYAEATAVEAEGRRTIGDLGLWDDDQINNLKPIAEFISQEGAVPGIQLSHAGRKASERRPWHGETPIDDEDIAVRGETPWEAIAPSAIPYADGWPTPKEMSEDDIQRVIRSFGTAARRSHEAGFKIIEVYAAHGFLIHQFLSPISNTRTDKWGGSDENRRRFALEVAKSIRANWPDAYPLAFRLSSTDWLDGGLEIEDVTDIARALKNEGVDLIDCSSGGIGGKERPRRMKIEQGFQVPFAGQIRKDADIATMAVGFLWDAQNCEKIIETGQANMIALARELLTDPNWPLHAAAELGAEDSQAMWPIEAGWWLMKRDRLLQKLGLR
- a CDS encoding glycine betaine ABC transporter substrate-binding protein, with the protein product MQSVKPMANRFLALGCAAVMSAYGSAALAADVVIGVPNWPSVQATAHVLKVALENNLDVEVELQDGSNKAVFEAIDAGTMHVHPEAWLPNLDHLKRQYVDGKKTIKLNPSGASGTQAMCVTKGTAERTGIKELKELRNPEMAKKFDTDGDGKGDIWIGADGWGSTPIEQVRAKSYGYDKTMTLKIMEEDAALAEVEKAVAEDKNIVFFCYTPHHMFVVNELVVLEEPAYDSTKWIIVQPSPTPGWFEKSSAGVAWDTANLNIGYAASLESDHPKVAAMLNNVSLDTDTLSAMTYALSVENKDPSEFAKAWVEENADTVSGWFQ
- a CDS encoding GntR family transcriptional regulator is translated as MTNAVAAEEFHRFAEATEFRRDTQIPLWVQLKNLLEQKIRDGSLTENARLPSELAMARMFNLSRPVVRNALSALVSEGLIAKQARKGIFVSARRGDFDFMTSATGVFDDLSAKGMDVEERTFEFGLFEPDEEEAKALRLPVGFKVLRFVRVYVADGSPITHSRISLPAHRLPGMENFDMKSKSIFGTIRERFGLTVARADRWIKGGFADATLAERLEVEEGHPLLYIQSIAYDAEQLPLEFYRSYYNAEVSPIHISVDANR
- a CDS encoding class II aldolase/adducin family protein, which translates into the protein MSDGERQKREAIVEHCKALNRTGLNQGTSGNISIRHEEGMLISPTSRPYDSLMPEDVVFVDKAGNPTGHFAPSSEWRFHRDILLHRDEVNAVVHAHPTYCTTLAIMGKSIPPIHYMLAVFGGSTIRCAPYEIYGSPELSELAVKALEDRKACLLAHHGMIAVGSSIEQAFWLAGELEALAKQYHGCLQLGEPPLLSEQQIQDVIAKISEYGLTSVKSPENKGLDA